The following proteins are encoded in a genomic region of Flammeovirga pectinis:
- a CDS encoding DUF4262 domain-containing protein: MEIDNFIDIETEQLITKNIKEHGYHLGVIDGDEYLPSFAFTIGLYKTYNHPEIIIFGLSKEVMQVALNTICQNIQKKTTYTTATDYSDILNKYPVQFVEVAKDNYFNYLDYCSYFYDNTPNFPALQLVWTDKQGHFPWDKQFDEEWKFNQPLLDRNTDFKFYEEKELEVYTTKYTLQGNPILWVYHTHDGDWEFHSEEHPDIDNVQTITLGDLVQKDKSLNDVHILSYGQSAVRKDIDSPWEFADYEEED, translated from the coding sequence ATGGAAATCGACAATTTTATTGATATAGAAACAGAGCAATTAATTACTAAAAATATAAAGGAGCATGGGTATCATCTTGGTGTAATTGATGGAGATGAGTACCTACCTTCGTTTGCTTTTACTATTGGATTATATAAAACTTACAACCACCCAGAAATAATCATTTTCGGGTTATCAAAAGAAGTAATGCAAGTAGCTTTAAATACTATTTGTCAGAATATCCAAAAGAAGACAACGTATACTACTGCTACAGATTACAGTGATATTCTTAATAAATACCCTGTACAATTTGTGGAAGTTGCAAAAGACAATTACTTCAATTACCTCGATTATTGCAGCTATTTCTATGATAATACGCCTAATTTCCCTGCCCTTCAATTAGTATGGACAGATAAGCAGGGACATTTCCCTTGGGACAAGCAATTTGATGAAGAATGGAAATTTAATCAACCCTTATTAGATAGAAATACTGATTTTAAATTCTACGAAGAGAAAGAATTAGAAGTCTATACAACAAAATACACTTTACAAGGCAACCCAATCTTATGGGTTTACCATACGCATGATGGTGATTGGGAATTCCATAGTGAAGAACACCCTGATATTGATAATGTACAAACAATCACTTTAGGAGATTTAGTACAAAAAGATAAAAGCTTAAATGATGTACATATTTTAAGCTATGGCCAAAGTGCTGTCAGAAAAGACATAGATTCTCCTTGGGAATTTGCAGATTATGAAGAGGAAGATTAA
- a CDS encoding vWA domain-containing protein, whose protein sequence is MQKVKETITKTCISTDYLLILDRSGSMDSCWKATIDGLNEQISTIKRLNQDNKEQQYTISLLVFDDEIEWVVFRKKPSKVQKFTGNEFPPRGLTALHDAIGFGIKKLNKSLKTTTTNSLQFPVVVIMTDGGENASKEYTITQINKKINALKEKKWSITFIGANQDVLETAKKLGVSKEMAHSFTSDSDGVHIINESLSKSMCKRAAHIRTASESEAIIEMDFKLEIEG, encoded by the coding sequence ATGCAAAAAGTAAAAGAAACAATCACAAAAACATGTATTTCAACAGACTACCTTTTAATCCTTGACAGGTCTGGCTCTATGGATAGTTGTTGGAAAGCAACCATCGATGGTTTAAATGAACAGATTTCTACCATTAAAAGATTGAACCAAGACAATAAAGAACAACAATATACAATTTCTCTATTGGTATTTGACGACGAAATTGAATGGGTAGTTTTTAGGAAGAAACCAAGTAAAGTTCAAAAGTTTACAGGCAATGAGTTTCCTCCAAGAGGATTAACTGCTCTACACGATGCTATTGGTTTTGGCATTAAAAAGTTGAATAAAAGTCTAAAAACTACTACAACTAATTCTCTTCAATTTCCGGTTGTAGTAATCATGACAGATGGTGGAGAAAATGCATCTAAAGAGTATACCATCACTCAGATTAATAAAAAAATAAATGCACTTAAAGAGAAAAAATGGAGTATTACTTTTATAGGTGCAAATCAAGATGTACTAGAAACAGCCAAAAAATTAGGTGTCAGTAAAGAAATGGCACATAGTTTTACATCTGACAGTGATGGCGTTCATATAATAAACGAAAGTCTTTCTAAAAGTATGTGCAAAAGAGCAGCACACATACGTACTGCATCTGAAAGTGAAGCAATAATTGAAATGGATTTTAAACTAGAAATAGAAGGTTGA
- a CDS encoding TolC family protein, which produces MKKNSILTVLFVVLALHSFAQEKLLSMDEALQLAVSQNRDIELKEVEVKSALMDYKKTNKVFLPKITLSETGVSTNNPLNSFGILLQQERVTAADFNPDRLNNPDDISNWNTRGAIEMPLFNLDGIYGRKASKEVYNAKIQEAKRLQEFILFEVKQHYYMLSLAKDQQIVLEEAIATVEEAMKVVENNKANGYAKQSDVLQVKVRKLDLQSKLEEAKDGVATVNDYLVFLLRLPENTTIEIEDKLTTITTDVAKIEQEHVSLVRADLMAMNFAVEAQKNMWKMNKSKFAPRINAFGQYDFNDQHIFGTTAQSYLVGVSLSWTIYDGGNQIATSQQAKLNWEKATLNLEKEKSKADIELRKSQRKVVTAKTRIEMAEMAKEEAQESYRILSDRYSVGLEKTLDLLAAETVKSEKELAYLNAVFTYNMAIFHLDLLVQE; this is translated from the coding sequence ATGAAAAAGAATAGTATTCTAACAGTACTTTTTGTAGTGTTAGCCTTACATAGTTTTGCCCAAGAGAAACTGCTCTCTATGGACGAAGCGTTACAATTAGCTGTATCTCAGAATAGAGATATAGAACTTAAAGAAGTAGAAGTTAAATCTGCTTTGATGGATTATAAAAAGACAAACAAAGTCTTTTTACCTAAAATAACTCTTTCAGAAACGGGAGTAAGTACAAATAACCCACTGAATAGTTTTGGTATTTTATTACAACAAGAAAGAGTTACTGCTGCAGATTTTAATCCAGATAGATTAAATAATCCAGACGATATCTCTAATTGGAATACTAGAGGAGCTATAGAAATGCCTTTATTCAATTTAGATGGTATTTATGGCAGAAAGGCTTCTAAAGAGGTGTATAATGCCAAAATTCAAGAGGCAAAAAGATTGCAAGAGTTTATTCTTTTCGAGGTAAAGCAACATTATTATATGTTGTCGCTAGCAAAAGACCAACAAATTGTTTTAGAGGAAGCTATTGCTACGGTAGAAGAGGCTATGAAGGTGGTGGAGAATAACAAAGCAAATGGCTATGCAAAACAGTCTGATGTATTACAAGTGAAAGTGAGAAAGTTAGATCTTCAGTCTAAGTTAGAAGAAGCCAAAGATGGTGTAGCTACTGTGAATGATTATCTAGTTTTTTTACTTCGTTTACCTGAAAATACAACCATAGAAATTGAAGATAAATTAACGACAATAACTACAGATGTTGCTAAAATAGAACAAGAACATGTATCTCTAGTACGCGCTGATTTAATGGCAATGAATTTTGCTGTAGAAGCACAGAAAAATATGTGGAAAATGAATAAATCAAAATTTGCACCACGTATAAATGCTTTTGGTCAGTACGATTTTAACGATCAACACATTTTTGGTACAACGGCACAAAGTTACCTTGTTGGGGTTTCTTTAAGTTGGACAATCTATGATGGCGGTAACCAGATAGCCACATCTCAACAAGCAAAATTAAATTGGGAGAAGGCGACGTTAAATTTAGAAAAGGAAAAATCTAAAGCAGACATTGAACTGAGAAAATCGCAACGTAAAGTTGTTACTGCCAAAACAAGAATAGAGATGGCAGAAATGGCGAAAGAAGAAGCACAAGAAAGCTACAGAATACTGTCGGATCGTTACAGTGTAGGTTTAGAAAAAACACTTGATCTATTAGCTGCCGAGACAGTAAAATCAGAAAAGGAATTGGCTTATTTAAATGCTGTATTTACTTACAACATGGCTATTTTCCACTTAGACTTACTTGTACAAGAATAA
- a CDS encoding HdeD family acid-resistance protein gives MNNLFGEIKFDIKHWYLPLISGLLFVGLGIWSAMHPLVTLVSLSYIFSFTFLIVGTLQVIMAIVNRKTTIGWGWALVGGIFTAALGAILVANPVLSVTTLPLYLGFYVMFQGFSSVGKAIDYKDHSSNWGWILFSGIVGILLGFCLLSNVALAGMTAAFIASFALINTGISEFFVSAKLKKLKNEFDLKN, from the coding sequence ATGAACAATTTATTCGGCGAAATCAAATTTGATATTAAGCATTGGTACCTTCCTTTAATCTCTGGTTTATTATTTGTTGGTTTAGGCATTTGGTCGGCAATGCATCCATTGGTTACACTAGTATCGTTATCATATATATTTAGTTTTACTTTTCTAATAGTCGGAACACTTCAAGTTATTATGGCTATCGTAAATAGAAAAACAACTATCGGTTGGGGTTGGGCATTAGTTGGTGGTATTTTTACTGCTGCTTTAGGTGCAATTTTAGTTGCAAACCCTGTACTTTCTGTTACAACTTTACCACTTTACTTAGGTTTCTATGTAATGTTCCAAGGGTTTAGCTCTGTTGGTAAAGCAATTGATTACAAAGACCACTCTAGCAATTGGGGTTGGATTTTATTCTCTGGTATTGTAGGTATTTTATTAGGTTTCTGTTTACTTTCTAATGTTGCTTTAGCAGGTATGACTGCTGCATTCATTGCAAGTTTCGCATTAATCAACACAGGTATCTCTGAATTCTTTGTGTCTGCAAAATTAAAAAAATTAAAAAACGAGTTTGATTTAAAAAACTAA
- a CDS encoding endonuclease/exonuclease/phosphatase family protein, with the protein MSNKQLYIVVLLIFSFLINACNTSVELPGLTEDLVIDDTFTACLLGDESQDFLEVVTWNVEHFPKHAETLSFVAGTIINSSYDLWGVQEVEEVNDLKKITKIDPRYSVIVDSDVAKGINEDYHLAYVYRNDHLEIIDQKILSSGEFDGYYFPRRPLWVKFKNKINNEEFVVINLHLKCCGGSQNNMRRTEAGLILKRFLDKEHSLDKVIVLGDYNTVIAPYTDSDMQHFLIDNQNYKFSDQLLADSNEPHQWSYPNWPSHIDHILMTNELFSQFKEAITLPLDNCSGYYDAKVSDHRPVLSIFRN; encoded by the coding sequence ATGAGTAACAAACAACTCTATATAGTAGTTCTCTTAATTTTCAGCTTCTTAATTAATGCTTGTAACACTTCAGTAGAGTTACCTGGATTAACAGAGGATCTTGTAATAGATGATACTTTTACTGCTTGCTTACTTGGCGACGAATCCCAAGATTTTTTAGAAGTAGTAACTTGGAATGTTGAGCATTTTCCAAAACATGCCGAAACACTTTCTTTTGTGGCAGGAACCATCATAAATAGTTCTTATGATCTATGGGGTGTACAAGAAGTAGAAGAGGTGAATGACCTTAAAAAAATTACTAAAATAGATCCTCGTTATTCTGTTATAGTTGATAGTGATGTTGCAAAAGGTATAAATGAAGATTATCATTTAGCTTATGTATACAGAAATGATCATCTAGAAATTATTGATCAAAAAATACTTTCTTCTGGAGAATTTGATGGATATTACTTTCCTAGAAGACCTTTATGGGTAAAGTTTAAGAACAAAATTAATAATGAAGAGTTTGTAGTAATCAACCTTCATTTAAAATGCTGCGGAGGCTCTCAAAATAACATGAGAAGAACAGAGGCAGGATTAATACTAAAGCGTTTTCTTGATAAAGAACACAGTCTTGATAAAGTGATTGTTTTAGGTGATTACAACACTGTAATTGCTCCCTATACAGACTCGGATATGCAACACTTCTTAATAGATAATCAAAATTATAAATTTTCAGATCAATTATTAGCAGACTCCAATGAGCCCCACCAGTGGTCTTATCCAAATTGGCCAAGCCATATTGATCATATCTTAATGACAAACGAATTGTTTTCTCAATTTAAAGAAGCAATTACATTACCACTAGATAATTGTTCGGGGTACTATGACGCTAAGGTTAGTGATCATCGGCCGGTGTTGAGCATTTTTCGGAATTAA
- a CDS encoding tail fiber domain-containing protein: MKLIYSVLILAFFALSLHAQKIPFQGKLTENGTALTTTKNITFSMSNWTETHENVQITDGFYAVVLGSITPIEGNIYNEAGEAILSVEIEGVQLDDITLYAPIVKPQMMSSEIKLNHPNDSLGALVNANNVNLYSEDGRKKVALDINQYGGGGLSVYDSAGANKAWLFPYGNGEHTGGMLSLYGDNGAWVGTGFRTWEANGLPFFHLEGYDVEHKPLVELQVNEVHDNTGSKISESGSLKLQSSADSQAGFDLGVKPNNNGDQFAAEMFLWGHNTPNFQFAGQSWDNINRPMLQLFGETSDGGGWYKTMANLSVSYEYGKTAEYGDLLLSAGNDDNQKTQVTAFGLWHSGANGSGINLYEKNWDNDLPIFELSQTSTATWPILQVQINKDWEGTEYPSIDLHNINADLFTQFTHDHLEFRDTLNTKININKDVIDFNSSNGSATFSKEHIIFNTPNGEMAKMSTVNENGTDRGEVILWDQNGGELILNTSTDFSAISSDRRYKSSITPLQNSLEKVMLLKGVSYFYRADKFPKKSFDTDLQIGLIAQEVEEVLPELVKTDKDGYKAVHYAQTVAVLIEAIKELNQKVDALTVENTSLKANLETAQANAAQIKVLQTQMLQLLSEVQSK, encoded by the coding sequence ATGAAACTAATTTACTCTGTGCTAATACTGGCATTTTTTGCCCTTTCTCTTCATGCCCAAAAAATACCGTTCCAAGGCAAATTGACTGAAAATGGAACTGCATTAACTACAACTAAGAATATTACATTTTCTATGTCTAATTGGACTGAAACACATGAAAATGTACAAATTACAGATGGCTTTTATGCTGTTGTTTTAGGCTCTATCACGCCTATTGAAGGCAATATCTACAATGAAGCTGGTGAAGCTATTTTATCTGTAGAAATTGAGGGTGTACAATTAGACGATATAACATTGTATGCACCAATTGTAAAACCACAGATGATGTCTTCAGAAATAAAATTAAACCACCCAAATGATAGTTTAGGTGCTTTAGTAAATGCTAATAATGTAAACCTTTACAGTGAAGATGGGCGCAAAAAAGTAGCGCTAGATATTAATCAATATGGTGGTGGTGGCCTCTCTGTTTATGACAGTGCTGGAGCTAATAAAGCATGGCTATTTCCTTATGGAAATGGAGAGCATACAGGAGGTATGTTATCTCTGTATGGTGATAATGGTGCTTGGGTTGGCACAGGTTTTAGAACTTGGGAAGCGAATGGTTTACCTTTCTTTCATTTAGAAGGATATGACGTGGAACATAAACCTCTTGTTGAATTACAAGTTAATGAAGTGCATGATAATACAGGTTCAAAAATATCGGAAAGTGGTTCTCTAAAACTACAGTCTTCTGCAGATTCTCAAGCAGGTTTTGATTTAGGTGTTAAACCAAATAATAATGGTGATCAATTTGCTGCTGAAATGTTTTTATGGGGACACAATACTCCAAATTTCCAATTTGCTGGTCAATCTTGGGACAATATCAACCGTCCTATGCTACAACTTTTCGGAGAAACATCTGATGGTGGTGGATGGTACAAAACAATGGCTAACCTTTCTGTAAGTTATGAATATGGTAAAACTGCTGAATATGGTGACTTATTACTTTCTGCAGGAAACGATGATAACCAAAAAACTCAAGTTACAGCTTTTGGTTTATGGCATAGTGGTGCAAATGGAAGCGGCATAAATTTATATGAAAAAAATTGGGACAATGACTTGCCTATTTTTGAATTATCACAAACTTCAACTGCTACTTGGCCAATACTTCAAGTACAAATTAATAAAGATTGGGAAGGTACTGAATACCCAAGTATTGATCTCCATAACATTAATGCTGACTTATTTACACAGTTTACTCACGATCATTTAGAATTTAGAGATACACTAAATACAAAAATCAATATTAATAAAGATGTTATAGATTTCAACAGCTCAAACGGTAGTGCTACTTTCTCTAAAGAACATATTATTTTTAATACTCCTAATGGAGAAATGGCTAAAATGTCTACTGTAAATGAGAATGGAACAGACAGAGGTGAAGTAATTTTATGGGATCAAAATGGGGGAGAATTAATCTTAAATACTTCTACAGATTTCTCTGCAATTTCTTCAGACCGTCGTTATAAATCAAGCATTACTCCTTTGCAAAATAGCTTAGAAAAAGTGATGCTATTAAAAGGTGTTTCTTATTTCTACAGAGCAGATAAGTTCCCTAAAAAATCATTTGATACAGACCTTCAAATTGGGCTTATTGCTCAAGAAGTTGAAGAGGTTTTACCAGAATTAGTTAAAACAGACAAAGACGGTTATAAAGCCGTGCATTATGCACAAACCGTTGCTGTTCTTATTGAAGCAATCAAGGAATTAAATCAGAAAGTTGATGCTTTAACAGTAGAAAATAC
- a CDS encoding HdeD family acid-resistance protein, with translation MNNLFGEIKFDIKHWYLPLISGLLFVGLGIWSAMHPLVTLVSLSYIFSITFLMVGTLQVIMAIVNRKNMIGWGWSLVGGIFTAVLGAILIANPALSITTLPLYLGFYVMLQGFNSIGKAIEYKDHSSNWGWILFSGIVGVLLGFSLLSNIALAGMTTAFIASFALINTGVSEIIVSVKLKKLKKESASKN, from the coding sequence ATGAACAATTTATTCGGCGAAATCAAATTTGATATTAAGCATTGGTACCTTCCTTTAATCTCTGGTTTATTATTTGTTGGTTTAGGCATTTGGTCAGCAATGCACCCATTGGTTACATTAGTATCATTATCGTATATATTTAGTATTACATTTTTAATGGTCGGTACACTTCAAGTTATTATGGCCATTGTTAATAGAAAAAATATGATTGGTTGGGGTTGGTCTTTAGTTGGTGGTATTTTTACTGCAGTTTTAGGTGCAATTTTAATTGCTAATCCAGCACTTTCTATAACAACTTTACCTCTTTATTTAGGTTTCTATGTAATGCTACAAGGTTTTAACTCAATTGGTAAAGCAATTGAATACAAAGACCACTCTAGCAACTGGGGTTGGATATTATTCTCTGGCATTGTTGGTGTTCTTTTAGGATTCTCTTTGCTTTCTAATATTGCTCTAGCAGGTATGACTACTGCATTTATTGCAAGTTTCGCATTAATCAACACAGGTGTTTCTGAGATTATTGTGTCAGTAAAATTGAAAAAATTAAAAAAAGAGTCAGCTTCAAAAAACTAA
- a CDS encoding HdeD family acid-resistance protein: MNNLFGEIKFDIKHWYLPLISGLLFVGLGIWSAMHPLVTLVSLSYIFSFTFLIVGTLQVIMAIVNRKNMIGWGWSLAGGIFTAALGAILVANPALSVTTLPLYLGFYVMFQGFNSVGKAIEYKDHSSNWGWILFSGIVGILLGFCLLSNIALAGLTAAFIASFALINTGISEFFVSAKLKKLKNEFDLKN, from the coding sequence ATGAACAATTTATTCGGCGAAATCAAATTTGATATTAAGCATTGGTACCTTCCTTTAATCTCTGGTTTATTATTTGTTGGTTTAGGCATTTGGTCGGCAATGCATCCATTGGTTACATTAGTATCATTATCGTATATATTTAGCTTTACTTTTCTAATAGTCGGAACACTTCAAGTTATTATGGCTATCGTAAATAGAAAAAATATGATTGGTTGGGGTTGGTCATTAGCTGGTGGTATTTTTACTGCTGCTTTAGGTGCTATTTTAGTTGCAAACCCTGCACTTTCTGTTACAACTTTACCACTTTACTTAGGTTTCTATGTAATGTTCCAAGGATTTAATTCTGTTGGTAAAGCAATTGAATACAAAGACCATTCTAGCAATTGGGGTTGGATTTTATTCTCTGGTATTGTAGGTATTTTATTAGGTTTCTGTTTACTTTCTAATATTGCTTTAGCAGGTTTGACTGCTGCATTCATTGCAAGTTTCGCATTAATCAACACAGGTATCTCTGAATTCTTTGTGTCTGCAAAATTGAAAAAATTAAAAAACGAGTTTGATTTAAAAAACTAA
- a CDS encoding GLPGLI family protein, producing the protein MKVFIIVNLFFFQYQFLFGQQRNNVLDSVEIECYYDLNFKESTLDSNYNSAVFILLIGKNHVSKFTEHSKEIRDAALDTFGIITKEQGMQGGLNFLASLPKSKFNYSIFKSNGILEFNDRLFGVNYTYQEKIEDVMKWKLHSDKKIIANYRCQKATVGYAGREYEAWFTMDIPISEGPYKFTGLPGLIVELYDLKKDYHFKLTYFKKSTLQKPITKPILSEAQVTHQKYLKIRDKAFKNIRISIQNSSVGASVTEDVLMRYEKKMARKDNPMEIYNEKAN; encoded by the coding sequence ATGAAAGTATTTATAATAGTCAATTTGTTTTTCTTTCAATATCAATTTCTATTTGGTCAACAAAGAAATAATGTCTTAGATAGTGTAGAAATAGAGTGTTATTATGATCTGAATTTTAAAGAAAGTACGTTAGATTCTAACTATAATTCTGCAGTATTTATATTATTAATAGGTAAAAATCATGTATCTAAATTTACTGAACATTCTAAAGAGATAAGAGATGCAGCATTAGATACTTTCGGGATAATAACTAAAGAACAAGGTATGCAAGGAGGTTTAAATTTTCTTGCATCATTACCAAAATCAAAGTTTAATTATTCAATATTTAAAAGTAATGGTATACTGGAGTTTAACGACCGCCTTTTTGGTGTAAACTACACTTACCAAGAGAAAATAGAGGATGTAATGAAATGGAAATTACATTCAGATAAAAAAATAATAGCTAATTATAGGTGTCAAAAAGCAACGGTAGGTTATGCGGGTAGGGAGTATGAAGCATGGTTTACAATGGATATCCCTATTTCAGAAGGTCCTTATAAATTCACGGGGTTACCTGGTTTAATTGTAGAGCTTTATGATCTTAAAAAGGATTATCACTTTAAGCTTACGTATTTTAAAAAAAGTACTCTACAGAAACCCATTACAAAGCCTATTCTTTCAGAAGCTCAAGTAACGCATCAGAAGTATTTAAAAATTAGAGACAAAGCGTTTAAAAATATACGAATTAGTATTCAAAATTCATCTGTGGGAGCTTCTGTTACTGAAGATGTGCTAATGCGCTATGAAAAGAAAATGGCAAGAAAGGATAATCCAATGGAAATCTATAATGAGAAAGCAAATTAA
- a CDS encoding GntR family transcriptional regulator — protein MEFKNTKSIFTQIGDDVKDKIMDGEYKESGKIPSTRELAGIVGVNPNTTIKAYSVLQQEGIIYTQRGKGYFVCEGAKNIILKTKQEEFFTDTLPETVETANKLGISFEELQNYLKELYHEEK, from the coding sequence ATGGAGTTTAAAAACACAAAAAGCATTTTCACCCAAATAGGTGATGATGTAAAAGATAAAATTATGGACGGTGAATATAAAGAATCGGGTAAAATACCTTCAACAAGAGAATTGGCAGGGATAGTGGGCGTAAACCCCAATACCACAATAAAAGCCTATTCAGTATTACAACAAGAAGGTATTATTTATACCCAAAGAGGAAAAGGATACTTTGTATGTGAAGGAGCCAAAAACATAATTTTAAAAACAAAGCAAGAAGAATTTTTCACTGATACGCTACCTGAAACCGTTGAAACGGCAAATAAACTAGGAATATCATTTGAAGAACTTCAAAACTATCTAAAAGAATTATACCATGAAGAAAAGTAA
- a CDS encoding M12 family metallopeptidase translates to MKTLKLFLLSFLFFLSSCNFSDNSRTDMLGFNLDQESSNSSYSKDGYCIYDGDILLQKDGSRTYSNILSNPTLWPEGIVYYNFNNCSVSHKENIRHALNILMAATTIKFVEEVEMVSGPLITFNFIENGDCNSHLGMHPVHQNINLTIGCFGEDKVLHEVFHALGVHHEHNRKDRDNYIEMFWDNIKTDYFFAFTKQNEMVAPAYGSYDYKSIMHYNSLAFTKSGNPVFKKLNGELIATNTQLTKSDINGVNYLYRDEVKNRSTVIIDVASPTQFVFTKLAPFIVNFTWDAIGTKGYSSKVIINDAVYNNITNFSFSPPDFGIYTIRFEVYLNGKLISYNHRDVEYIYKP, encoded by the coding sequence ATGAAAACGCTAAAACTTTTCCTTTTATCATTTTTATTCTTCCTCTCTTCTTGCAACTTTTCTGATAATTCTAGAACTGATATGCTAGGATTTAATTTAGATCAAGAATCTAGTAACTCCTCCTATTCTAAAGATGGCTATTGTATTTATGATGGCGATATTTTACTCCAAAAAGATGGAAGTAGAACTTATTCCAATATTCTAAGTAACCCAACGCTCTGGCCAGAGGGAATTGTGTATTACAATTTTAACAATTGCTCTGTATCTCATAAAGAGAATATTAGACATGCATTAAATATACTGATGGCTGCCACCACTATTAAGTTTGTTGAAGAGGTTGAAATGGTAAGCGGACCTCTAATTACTTTTAATTTTATTGAAAATGGAGATTGTAATTCACATTTAGGTATGCATCCCGTTCATCAGAATATTAACCTTACTATTGGCTGCTTTGGAGAAGATAAAGTTTTACATGAGGTTTTCCATGCGCTGGGTGTGCACCACGAACACAATAGAAAGGATAGAGACAATTATATTGAAATGTTTTGGGACAATATCAAAACTGATTATTTCTTTGCTTTCACTAAACAGAATGAAATGGTTGCCCCTGCCTATGGTAGCTATGATTATAAATCTATTATGCATTATAATAGTCTTGCATTTACAAAATCAGGTAATCCAGTTTTTAAAAAATTAAACGGAGAACTTATTGCAACAAATACACAACTTACTAAGTCTGATATTAATGGAGTTAATTATTTGTACAGAGATGAAGTTAAAAACCGATCTACTGTTATCATAGATGTTGCTTCTCCTACACAATTTGTATTTACAAAATTAGCTCCTTTTATTGTTAATTTTACTTGGGATGCAATCGGTACAAAAGGGTATTCTTCTAAGGTGATTATTAATGATGCCGTTTATAATAACATTACCAATTTCTCTTTCAGTCCTCCTGACTTTGGGATTTATACTATTAGATTTGAAGTTTATTTGAACGGAAAACTAATTAGCTATAACCACCGCGATGTAGAATATATTTATAAACCCTAA
- a CDS encoding ABC transporter ATP-binding protein encodes MKKLLNIMVSINNLQFSYSKKTTILNQLHLELDAGKIVGVLGKNGAGKSTFFKLMSGLLQPNTGTIDILGEKPFSRYPSFLSKLFFVPEEFELPSIPIRTFITSTSKFYPRFDHRLVYELLDKFDLDENVNLKGLSYGQKKKVIIAFALATKAELILMDEPTNGLDIPSKDIFRKIMAGHFEEDQLIMISTHQVKDIDTIIDHLIVIDNGGVIYNESIFDLTQKYDFLKVQQLKVSETLYAEQILGGYKTIAPKQEEEDTQVDLELFFNALINDYKKFI; translated from the coding sequence TTGAAAAAACTATTAAATATTATGGTGTCAATTAATAATCTTCAATTTAGTTACTCTAAGAAAACAACTATTCTCAACCAACTTCATCTAGAGCTTGATGCTGGGAAAATTGTTGGGGTATTAGGTAAAAATGGGGCAGGTAAAAGTACTTTTTTTAAGCTAATGAGTGGTTTGTTACAGCCCAATACAGGTACAATTGATATTCTTGGAGAAAAGCCTTTTTCAAGGTATCCTTCTTTTCTATCGAAACTCTTTTTTGTTCCTGAAGAATTCGAATTACCCTCTATTCCTATCAGAACTTTTATAACAAGTACATCTAAATTCTATCCTCGTTTTGATCACCGTTTAGTCTATGAACTTCTTGATAAATTTGATTTAGATGAGAATGTTAATCTCAAAGGACTTTCATACGGTCAGAAGAAAAAAGTAATTATTGCTTTTGCTTTAGCTACAAAGGCTGAACTTATTCTGATGGATGAGCCTACAAATGGACTAGATATTCCATCAAAAGATATCTTTAGAAAAATCATGGCAGGTCATTTTGAAGAAGATCAGTTGATCATGATTTCTACACATCAGGTAAAAGATATCGATACAATAATAGACCATTTGATTGTTATTGATAATGGTGGCGTGATTTACAATGAATCTATTTTTGATCTCACACAGAAGTACGATTTCTTGAAAGTACAGCAATTAAAAGTGTCAGAAACGTTATATGCTGAACAAATTCTTGGAGGTTATAAAACAATTGCACCTAAACAAGAAGAGGAAGATACTCAAGTTGATCTTGAACTATTTTTCAATGCCTTAATCAACGACTACAAAAAATTTATATAA